GCGTCGCGCACTGGTTCGTGGCCGTCGGCTTCCTGACCCTCGGCCTGACGATCGTCACCGCCTACGGTCAGCTCTTCAAAGCCGACTGGACCCTCCCGGTGCTCGGCGGATGGCTCCCCTACGAGCTGTACACCGAGTTCATCGCGCTGTTCACGACCCTCGGCATCCTCGTGCTGATCGCCGTCCGGCAGCTGAACCGGCCGTCCAAGCCCGGCCGCAAGTCGCGCTTCGCGGGCTCCAAGACCGGCCAGGCCTACTTCGTCGAGGCCGTGATCCTCGTCATCGGCCTCGCCATCATGACCCTGCGCGGCCTCGAGGGCGCCCTGCACGGCGTCGACCACTACGAGGCCGCCTACTGGGCCTCGTACCCCCTGGTCGCCGCCTTCAAGGGACTGAGCCTCGCCACCCTGCAGACGCTGGTCTACCTGACCGCCATGATCAAGCTCGGCGTCACCATGGGCTGGGCGATCACCGTCGGCCTGAACACCAACATGGGTGTCGCCTGGCACCGCTTCCTCGCCTTCCCCAACATCTGGTTCAAGCGCGACGCCAAGGGCGCGACCGCCCTCGGCGAGCTGCTCCCGATGACCAGCGGCGGCCAGGCCATCGACTTCACCGACCCCGGTGAGGACGACGTCTTCGGCGTCTCCCAGGTCGAGCAGTTCTCCTGGAAGGGCCTGCTCGACTTCTCCACCTGCACCGAGTGCGGCCGCTGCCAGTCGCAGTGCCCCGCGTGGAACACCGGCAAGCCGCTCTCCCCGAAGCTCCTCATCATGTCGCTGCGCGACCACGCGCACGCCAAGGCCCCCTACCTGCTGGCCGGCGGCGGCAAGACCATGGAGGGCGAGGAGAAGGCCTCCGAGGAGCAGCTCAAGGACGTTCCCGCGGCCGCCCTCGCCGAGGCCGAGCGCCCCCTCATCGGCACCGCCGAGGAGAACGGCGTCATCGACCCGGACGTCCTGTGGTCCTGCACCACCTGCGGCGCCTGCGTCGAGCAGTGCCCGGTCGACATCGAGCACATCGACCACATCGTAGACATGCGCCGCTACCAGGTGATGATCGAGAGCGCGTTCCCGTCCGAGGCGGGCACGATGCTCAAGAACCTGGAGAAGAAGGGCAACCCCTGGGGCCTCGCCAAGAAGCAGCGCCTGGAGTGGACCAAGGAGGTCGACTTCGAGATCCCCGTCGTCGGCCGCGACATCGAGGACCTCACCGAGGTCGAGTACCTCTACTGGGTCGGCTGCGCCGGCGCCCTCGAGGACCGCGCCAAGAAGACCACCAAGGCCTTCGCGGAGCTGCTGCACATGGCGGGCGTCAAGTTCGCGATCATGGGCGGCGACGAGAAGTGCACCGGTGACTCCGCCCGCCGCCTCGGCAACGAGCCCCTCTTCCAGGAACTCGGCATGGAGAACGTCGCCGCGCTGAACATGGCGTTCGGCGAGGAGACGGACGACGAGGGCAACAGCACCCCCGAGTCGAAGAAGCCGAAGTCGGCGAAGAAGATCGTCGCCACCTGCCCGCACTGCCTCAACACCATCGGCAACGAGTACCCGCAGCTCGGCGGCGACTACGAGGTCATCCACCACACCCAGCTGCTCCAGCACCTCATCGACGAGGGCAAGCTGCTCCCGGTGACCCCGGTCGAGGGCCTCATCACCTACCACGACCCGTGCTACCTGGGCCGGCACAACAAGATCTACACGCCTCCGCGCGAGATCATGTCCGCCGTCCCGGGCCTGCGCCAGCAGGAGATGCACCGCCACAAGGAACGCGGCTTCTGCTGCGGTGCCGGTGGCGCGCGGATGTGGATGGAGGAGCGGATCGGCAAGCGCATCAACAACGAGCGCGTCGACGAGGCCCTGTCGCTGAACCCCGACATCGTCTCCACCGCCTGCCCGTTCTGCCTCGTCATGTTGACCGACTCGGTCAACGGCAAGAAGAACGACGGCAAGGCCAAGGAGTCCGTCCAGGTCGTCGACGTCGCCCAGCTCCTCCTCGACTCGGTCAAGACCCCGGTCGCCGACACCGACGGCGACGACGAGCCCCCGGCGGGCGCGGCGGAGTCGGAGAACGCCCCGGAACCCGAGCCGGTCAAGTAACGCCCCCGGCCGCCCGGTTCACCCCGGTCGGAACGGCCGACGCCCCCGTGTTCCCCGGAACACTGGGGTGTCGTGCGTTCCCGCACCCGGCCGGCCCACCGCCCCCTCCGGCCGCCCCGCGTCGGACACCCCACCGGCCCCGACCGCAACAAAAATTCTCCGAACTCACGTACAACCCTCGCCCCCCATCGGCGGTCTCCTGTTCGCCGATCACCCAGTGAACCGCCGGACGACTCATGGACAACTCCCGGCAAACACGGGCAGTCGGAACCCCATTGACAGGGGATGTCCGCCAGACATCCCCGCATGCCGCAGGAGAATCCCGCATGCACAAGCGTCACCCGCACTCCGTGCGTATCGCCCTCGCGACGGCCACCGCTGCCACGCTGACGGGCGGACTGCTCACCTTCTCGGTCACGACCGCGACCGCCGCGGACTCCGCGCACGTCGCGCAGGCCGACTTCAACGGCGACGGCATCGGCGACGTGGTCTTCTCGGCCCACGCCGCGTACGTCGGCGGCCACAAGGCCGCCGGCCAGATCGTCGCCCTCTACGGCACCGCCACCGGCGTCTCCTCCGCCAAGCGCTCCACGATCAGCCAGGACACCTCCGGCGTCCCGGGCACCGCCGAGGCCGGCGACGGCTTCGGCGGCGAGACCGCGTACGCCGACTTCAACAAGGACGGCTACGACGACCTCGCCGTCGCCTCCCCGTGGGAGAAGGTCGGCAGCGACACCGACGGCGGCACCGTCGCCATCCTGTGGGGTTCCGCCGCGGGCCTCACCGGCAAGGGCGTCACCATCGCCGACCCCTCCCCCTCCTCGCACGACTACTGGGGCAAGGACCTGGCCGCCGGCGACTTCGACGGCGACGGGAAGGCCGACCTCGCCGTCGGCAGCTCGACCAGCACGGTCTACGTCTACAAGGGCGGCTTCACCACGGCCGGCACCCCCGGCGGCCGCTACACCGTCAAGCCCCCGATCCAGTCGGGCTCCAACGACTTCCCGTACGGGCCGCTGAGCCTGACGGCCGGCGACGTGAACGGCGACGGCCGCACCGACCTGATCGTCGACGGCTTCGAGAACGGCACCGGCTGGAACACGAACTACTTCGTGCCCGGCACGGCGAGCGGCCTCAGCGTCGCCTCCGCCGAGGCGCTCAAGCCCGGCCAGATCACCGGCGTCGGCGACATCAACGGCGACGGCTACGGCGACATCGTCAGCGGCGCCGGCTGGGACCACCACACCGACGAGGGCGAGACCATCCCGGACTCCTCCGACGGCGGCCAGGCGAACATCACCTACGGCTCGGCCTCCGGCCCCGCCGGCACCACGGGGATCAACCAGAACACCGGCAGCGTCCCCGGCACCTCGGAGAAGGGCGACAGCTTCGGCTGGGACCTCGACCTCGGCGACGTGAACGGCGACGGCTTCCAGGACCTCGTCGTCTCCGCCCCCAACGAGGACATCGACGGTGTCACCGACACCGGCATGGTCACCGTCCTCTACGGCTCGTCGACCGGCGTGAAGGTCTCCTCCGGCACGCAGTCCTTCGCGCAGAGCACCGCCGGCGTCCCCGGCAGCGACGAGAAGGACGACCTGTTCGGCGCCGACGTCAAGCTCGACGACGTCAACGGCGACGGCCGTGCGGACCTGCTCGTCGGCTCGTACGAGAACGCCGGCAACGGCTCGGTCACCTACCTGCCCTCCAACGGCACGACGATCACCACGTCCGGCTCCCGGACCCTGTCCCCGAGCACCTCGGGCGTCTCGACGACGGGATCGCCGCAGTTCGGCGCCCTGTTCGCCGACTAGTCCCGCCCGGCGGCCCGTCCGCCCTTCCCCGGCCGGCCCTCGGGCCGGCCGGTCCACGCACCACCCGGGGCGCTCCTCCGCGAGCGCCCCGTTCCCGACACGCCGGGCCCGCACCGCTCACGGGCCCGGCGTGTCTCCCTGTCCCGGCGGTTTCCCCACCCGCCCCTCTCGCCCCTTCCGCTACCGGAGTCCCGCCTTGCGCAAGCGCACCCTCCTGCTGGCCGCGACCCTCACCACCGGCCTGCTCACCGCCCTGCCCGCCACCCCGGCCACCGCCGCGCCCTCGGGGCTCTCGGGTGACTTCAACGGCGACGGCCACCGCGACCTGGCCATCTCCGCTCCGCTCGCCAAGGTGTCCGGCAAGTCCGGAGCCGGCTACGTCGCCGTCGTCTACGGCACCGCGAGCGGCCTCGACACCTCCAAGCGGCAGATCATCAGCCAGGCCACCACCGGCGTCCCGGGCACCCCGGAGTCGTACGACTACTTCGGCGACCGCGTGACCACGGGTGACATGGACGGCGACGGCTACACGGACATCGTCGTGGGCGTGCACGGCGAGCGGATCGGCTCCACCGACTCCTCCGGCACCCTCACGGTGCTGTGGGGCGGCGCGAGCGGGGTGAAGTCCGGCACCGACATCGCCTCACCGCTGCCGCAGTACCTCAACGAGCTGGGCTGGCAGGTCGCGGCCGGCGACTTCGACGGCGACGGCCACACCGACCTGGCCGCCGCGAACAACGCCACACCCGCGCTGAACATCTTCCGGGGGCCCATCTCCCGTACCGGCAAGGCCGCCGCACGCATCGGCGTCGACACGATCGCCCAGAGCACCGTCTACCCGGACCAGCTCGTCGCGGGCGAGGTCAACGGCGACGGCAGGACCGATCTCCTGGTCATGGGCCAGGAGGAGACCAGCGGGGGCGACTACCGCACCCGCAGCGTCCTCTACACCGGCTCCACCACCGGCCCGAAGCTCGGCAAGAAGCTCGCGGGCGGTTACGCGGGCACGATCGCCGACGTCGACAAGGACGGCTACGGCGACATCGTCACCGGCAACTTCATGGAGAAGTCGTCGACCGAGCCGGACGGCGGACTCGGCGGCGCGATCACCGTGACGTACGGTGCCGCGGGCGGCCTCAGCACCCGTACGCCGAAGCGGATCACCCAGGACTCGGCGGGCGTGCCGGGCACCGGCGAGAAGAACGACGGCTTCGGCTGGAGCCTGTCCTCGGGCGACACCAACGGCGACGGATACGCCGACGTCGCGATCGGCTCGGACAGCGAGTACATCGGGTCGGTGAAGCACGCCGGCCAGGTCACCGTCCTGCGCGGCTCCGCCTCCGGCCTGACCGGCACCGGTTCCACGTCCTTCTCGCAGAACAGCGCGGGGGTCCCGGGCACCGCCGAGGCCCAGGACTACTTCGGCGACGCGGTCCGGCTCACCGACGCGAACGGCGACGGCCGCGCCGAGCTGGTCGTCGGCGCGCTCGGCGAGAACAGTGCCGACGGTGCGGTCTGGTACTTCAAGGCCGGCGCCTCCGGCATCACCGCCACCGGCTCGAAGTCCTTCAACGGCACCACCCTGGGCGGCCCCTCGGGCGACGCCTACTTCGGCAACGTCCTGGCGGGCTGACCTGCTCCGCGGCCCCCTCCGGGACCCGTAGGGGGCCGCCTCGTCCGCCCCGTAGGGGATGTCACAGCTCGGACCCAATGCCGGGCCCGATCCCCCGGGCCCGGCACGTCACTCTCCGGGACCAGGTACGTTCGATAACGTGGCTGGATTCAGGATCGGACGCGGCGGCCGGGACAACCGTGCTTCGCAGGCGCGACCGCAACAACGACCGTCGTACGGACAGCAGGCCCCCCAGGGAGGCGGGCAGCAGCCGTACGGTCATCCGAACGCGCCTTCGCAGCCGCAGTACGGGGGACAGCCGCCGTACGGCGGCCCGCAGGGCGGCGGTCAGCAGTACCGCGGCAACGCGCAGGGCGGCTGGCCCCAGGGCGGAGGCGGACAGGGCGAGCCGGAGTACTTCGGTGACGGACACCCGCAGCAGGGCCCGGACCCGTACGCGGCGAACAGCCCCGGACACACGCAGGCCTTCTCCATCGGCGAGGACCCGTACAGCCAGGGCGACACGTATCGCGCCGGCCAGGCGGCCGCTCCGCCGGTCGGACCGCGGCTGCACTGGAAGGACCTGCTCAGGGGCATCGTGACCGCCCCCAACAGGACCTTCCTGCAGATGCGCGACTACGCGATGTGGGGCCCCGCCCTGGTCGTGACGTTCATCTACGGCCTGCTGGCGGTCTTCGGCTTCGACGGCGCCCGCGAGGACGCGATCAACGCGACGCTCTCCAACGCGATCCCGATCGTCCTGACGACCGCCGTCGCCATCGTCCTCAGCACGTTCATCCTCGGCGTGGTCACCCACACCCTGGCCCGCCAGCTCGGCGGCGACGGCGCCTGGCAGCCCACGGTCGGCCTCTCCATGCTGATCATGTCCATCACGGACACCCCGCGTCTGCTGGTCGCCATGTTCCTCGGCGGCGACGCGTCGTTCGTGAAGCTCCTCGGCTGGGCGACGTGGGTCGCCGCGGGCGCGCTGCTGACCCTGATGGTCGGCAAGTCCCACGACCTCCCCTGGCCGAAGGCGCTCGCCGCGTCATCCATCCAGCTCATCGCGATCCTGTCGATCATCAAGCTGGGCACGTTCTGACGCCGACGGCACCGAGAACACACGAGAGGGGCTCCCGGCACACAGCCGGGAGCCCCTCTCACGTCACGTCACGCCCACGAACCGTCGTCGTGCCGTGCGGGCGCCCGCCTACGAGTCGAGCACCTGCCCGGCCCGGCGGATCACCGGCGGTTCGACACTCCACGGGAAGTTGATCCACTCGTCCGTGCGCTTCCAGACGTACTCGCACTTCACGAGGGACTGGGTCTTCTCGTAGATCACGGCGCTGCGGACCTCGGCGACCTCGCCGACGCAGAAGTCGTGCACGAGCTTGAGCGTCTTGCCCGTGTCGGCGACATCGTCGGTGATCAGGACCTTCTTGTCGGAGAAGTCGATCGCGTTGGGGACGGGGGCGAGCATCACCGGCATCTCCAGCGTCGTCCCCACCCCCGTGTAGAACTCGACGTTCACCAGGTGGATGTTCTTGCAGTCGAGGGCGTAGGCGAGCCCGCCCGCGACGAAGACGCCGCCCCGGGCGATCGACAGGACGATGTCGGGCTCGTAGCCGTCGTCGGCGATGGTCTGGGCGAGTTCGCGTACGGCGACACCGAACTTCTCGTAGGTGAGGTTCTCGCGCTCGGAGGACATGGTCACCGCCTCAGACCTGGGTCCGGTGGAAGTTCAGGAAGGACCGGGAGGCCGTCGGCCCGCGCTGGCCCTGGTAGCGGGACCCGTAACGGTCGCTGCCGTAGGGGAACTCGGCCGGCGAGCTGAGCCGGAACATGCACAGCTGGCCGATCTTCATGCCCGGCCAGAGCTTGATCGGCAGCGTCGCGAGGTTCGACAGCTCCAGCGTCACGTGCCCGGAGAACCCGGGGTCGATGAACCCGGCGGTGGAGTGGGTGACCAGACCGAGGCGGCCCAGCGAGCTCTTGCCCTCGAGGCGCGAGGCGAGGTCGTCCGGCAGCGAGATGACCTCGTACGTGCTGGCGAGGACGAACTCACCGGGGTGCAGGATGAACGGCTCGTCCCCCTCCGGCTCGACGAGCCGCGTGAGGTCCGCCTGCTCGACCGAGGGGTCGATGTGGGGGTAGCGGTGGTTCTCGAACACCCGGAAATAGCGGTCGAGGCGCACGTCGATGCTCGACGGCTGCACCATGGATTCGTCGTAGGGATCGATCCGGACCCGCCCGGCGTCGATCTCGGCCCGGATGTCCTTGTCTGAGAGAAGCACGCCCTGAGGATACGCAAGGGGCGCGGAGCCACCACCATCGCGATGGCACCGCGCTCCCGCACACCGGTGATGCGCCGCCCCGGCACCGGGGCGTCACGTCACCGGCTCACCGCGTCAATGCTTCTCCATGGTCACCGGCACCACACTGCGGAGCCGGGCGCAGCGAGGGCACCGGACCAGCCGTCCGGGGCCGAGCCGCTCGGCCTGCTGCATCGGGAACGACGCGGTGCTGAACACGTGCCCCTCGGCACAACGGACGACGGTGCGCTCCATCAAGTCCCAGAGTCCCTTCCCCAAGAGCCGTGTCAGGCTGATGCCCTGACAACGAAAGCCACATTACGGGATCAAAGGGACGGCGCTCCAGGCGGCACTCCGGTGCCGTCCGGACCCACGCGAAGACCCACACCGTACGCCTCAACTCCGG
The window above is part of the Streptomyces sp. NBC_01428 genome. Proteins encoded here:
- a CDS encoding (Fe-S)-binding protein, with amino-acid sequence MQLAAIVVSLVLTVVGVALIARAVAQIYRFIKLGQPVPSGSRTDDWKARTVTLAKEFVGHTRMNRWGIIGVAHWFVAVGFLTLGLTIVTAYGQLFKADWTLPVLGGWLPYELYTEFIALFTTLGILVLIAVRQLNRPSKPGRKSRFAGSKTGQAYFVEAVILVIGLAIMTLRGLEGALHGVDHYEAAYWASYPLVAAFKGLSLATLQTLVYLTAMIKLGVTMGWAITVGLNTNMGVAWHRFLAFPNIWFKRDAKGATALGELLPMTSGGQAIDFTDPGEDDVFGVSQVEQFSWKGLLDFSTCTECGRCQSQCPAWNTGKPLSPKLLIMSLRDHAHAKAPYLLAGGGKTMEGEEKASEEQLKDVPAAALAEAERPLIGTAEENGVIDPDVLWSCTTCGACVEQCPVDIEHIDHIVDMRRYQVMIESAFPSEAGTMLKNLEKKGNPWGLAKKQRLEWTKEVDFEIPVVGRDIEDLTEVEYLYWVGCAGALEDRAKKTTKAFAELLHMAGVKFAIMGGDEKCTGDSARRLGNEPLFQELGMENVAALNMAFGEETDDEGNSTPESKKPKSAKKIVATCPHCLNTIGNEYPQLGGDYEVIHHTQLLQHLIDEGKLLPVTPVEGLITYHDPCYLGRHNKIYTPPREIMSAVPGLRQQEMHRHKERGFCCGAGGARMWMEERIGKRINNERVDEALSLNPDIVSTACPFCLVMLTDSVNGKKNDGKAKESVQVVDVAQLLLDSVKTPVADTDGDDEPPAGAAESENAPEPEPVK
- a CDS encoding FG-GAP and VCBS repeat-containing protein is translated as MHKRHPHSVRIALATATAATLTGGLLTFSVTTATAADSAHVAQADFNGDGIGDVVFSAHAAYVGGHKAAGQIVALYGTATGVSSAKRSTISQDTSGVPGTAEAGDGFGGETAYADFNKDGYDDLAVASPWEKVGSDTDGGTVAILWGSAAGLTGKGVTIADPSPSSHDYWGKDLAAGDFDGDGKADLAVGSSTSTVYVYKGGFTTAGTPGGRYTVKPPIQSGSNDFPYGPLSLTAGDVNGDGRTDLIVDGFENGTGWNTNYFVPGTASGLSVASAEALKPGQITGVGDINGDGYGDIVSGAGWDHHTDEGETIPDSSDGGQANITYGSASGPAGTTGINQNTGSVPGTSEKGDSFGWDLDLGDVNGDGFQDLVVSAPNEDIDGVTDTGMVTVLYGSSTGVKVSSGTQSFAQSTAGVPGSDEKDDLFGADVKLDDVNGDGRADLLVGSYENAGNGSVTYLPSNGTTITTSGSRTLSPSTSGVSTTGSPQFGALFAD
- a CDS encoding FG-GAP-like repeat-containing protein, translating into MRKRTLLLAATLTTGLLTALPATPATAAPSGLSGDFNGDGHRDLAISAPLAKVSGKSGAGYVAVVYGTASGLDTSKRQIISQATTGVPGTPESYDYFGDRVTTGDMDGDGYTDIVVGVHGERIGSTDSSGTLTVLWGGASGVKSGTDIASPLPQYLNELGWQVAAGDFDGDGHTDLAAANNATPALNIFRGPISRTGKAAARIGVDTIAQSTVYPDQLVAGEVNGDGRTDLLVMGQEETSGGDYRTRSVLYTGSTTGPKLGKKLAGGYAGTIADVDKDGYGDIVTGNFMEKSSTEPDGGLGGAITVTYGAAGGLSTRTPKRITQDSAGVPGTGEKNDGFGWSLSSGDTNGDGYADVAIGSDSEYIGSVKHAGQVTVLRGSASGLTGTGSTSFSQNSAGVPGTAEAQDYFGDAVRLTDANGDGRAELVVGALGENSADGAVWYFKAGASGITATGSKSFNGTTLGGPSGDAYFGNVLAG
- a CDS encoding Yip1 family protein; protein product: MSQLGPNAGPDPPGPARHSPGPGTFDNVAGFRIGRGGRDNRASQARPQQRPSYGQQAPQGGGQQPYGHPNAPSQPQYGGQPPYGGPQGGGQQYRGNAQGGWPQGGGGQGEPEYFGDGHPQQGPDPYAANSPGHTQAFSIGEDPYSQGDTYRAGQAAAPPVGPRLHWKDLLRGIVTAPNRTFLQMRDYAMWGPALVVTFIYGLLAVFGFDGAREDAINATLSNAIPIVLTTAVAIVLSTFILGVVTHTLARQLGGDGAWQPTVGLSMLIMSITDTPRLLVAMFLGGDASFVKLLGWATWVAAGALLTLMVGKSHDLPWPKALAASSIQLIAILSIIKLGTF
- a CDS encoding phosphoribosyltransferase → MSSERENLTYEKFGVAVRELAQTIADDGYEPDIVLSIARGGVFVAGGLAYALDCKNIHLVNVEFYTGVGTTLEMPVMLAPVPNAIDFSDKKVLITDDVADTGKTLKLVHDFCVGEVAEVRSAVIYEKTQSLVKCEYVWKRTDEWINFPWSVEPPVIRRAGQVLDS
- the dcd gene encoding dCTP deaminase, with the protein product MLLSDKDIRAEIDAGRVRIDPYDESMVQPSSIDVRLDRYFRVFENHRYPHIDPSVEQADLTRLVEPEGDEPFILHPGEFVLASTYEVISLPDDLASRLEGKSSLGRLGLVTHSTAGFIDPGFSGHVTLELSNLATLPIKLWPGMKIGQLCMFRLSSPAEFPYGSDRYGSRYQGQRGPTASRSFLNFHRTQV